The Naumovozyma castellii chromosome 4, complete genome genome contains a region encoding:
- the NCAS0D01760 gene encoding uncharacterized protein (ancestral locus Anc_5.143) — translation MKGERKNVLINFAFTNGVLAVFCFTIFVLFWGINYRITDKYHRVQILAVIQDEGINNSTVLPMASILPTLMQENPATWHLYNTTSFNEKFGTNSTEAIDKEVIHEVFSEHYWMALNVKPNATQALFETFINPNGPPFNSTEYFQAVFLSARDPSNFRVTLLPLIEFLETAYRNYYINTYFPQFMSNVSIANNLTTVNVTNIALAGAMNFDYFDYRPFTERELIAPVMIGVAYCLLLTFFQFLVYSGLHAETSRLLKPNQVIYYRIIMLWCTMFIASLFFCTTSAIFQVDFTRAFGKGGFVVYWMTTWLFMVACGGTNENAVSLLFLMGPRFLGIWILSFIILNITPTFYPLILANPVYRYGYMMPVHNAIDIYRVIFLDLSKHKMGRNFGLLIAWIAMNTAALPFVYKFVSKILTNRVVEEAQAKAKQEALKEAKRRAHSVAAGKNLDE, via the coding sequence ATGAAAGGTGAAAGGAAAAACGTTTTGATAAACTTTGCATTTACCAATGGGGTGCTAGCTGTATTTTGTTTCACTATTTTCGTCCTGTTTTGGGGTATTAACTATAGGATTACAGATAAATATCATAGAGTACAAATACTAGCAGTCATTCAAGACGAGGGAATCAATAATTCCACGGTCCTGCCAATGGCTTCCATTCTACCAACTTTGATGCAAGAAAATCCAGCAACATGGCATCTTTATAATACAACAagttttaatgaaaaatttggtacCAATAGCACAGAAGCCATTGATAAAGAAGTTATTCATGAAGTGTTTTCTGAACATTACTGGATGGCTTTAAATGTGAAACCTAATGCAACTCAAGCACTTTTTGAGACTTTTATAAATCCCAATGGTCCACCATTTAATTCAACAGAATACTTTCAAGCAGTGTTCCTTAGTGCTCGTGATCCATCTAACTTTAGAGTTACTTTATTACCACTGATAGAATTTTTGGAAACCGCATACAGAAATTATTACATAAATACTTATTTCCCTCAGTTCATGTCCAATGTTTCCATTGCTAATAATTTAACGACGGTAAATGTGACCAATATTGCCCTCGCTGGAGCAATGAATTTTGATTATTTCGATTATAGACCATTCACTGAGCGTGAATTAATTGCACCAGTCATGATCGGGGTCGCATACTGTCTATTATTGacatttttccaatttttaGTCTATTCAGGATTACATGCCGAAACTTcaagattattgaaaccAAATCAAGTCATATATTATAGAATTATCATGCTTTGGTGTACAATGTTTATTGCTTCATTATTCTTCTGTACCACTTCGGCCATTTTCCAAGTGGATTTCACAAGAGCATTCGGTAAAGGTGGCTTTGTAGTATATTGGATGACCACGTGGTTATTCATGGTAGCATGTGGTGGTACTAATGAAAATGCAGTCAGTCTGCTTTTCTTAATGGGACCTAGATTCCTTGGTATTTGGATCTTATCCTTCattattcttaatattaCTCCAACTTTTTATCCATTAATTTTGGCTAACCCTGTATATCGTTATGGGTACATGATGCCTGTCCATAATGCAATTGACATTTACAGAGTTATCTTCCTAGATCTTTCGAAACATAAGATGGGGAGAAATTTTGGGCTACTAATCGCTTGGATCGCAATGAACACGGCGGCTCTTCCATTTGTCTATAAGTTTGTCAGTAAAATCTTAACAAATAGAGTCGTTGAAGAAGCACAGGCTAAGGCTAAGCAGGAAGCTTTGAAGGAAGCCAAAAGGAGAGCTCATTCCGTGGCTGCAGGGAAGAATCTGGATGAATAA
- the TMA22 gene encoding Tma22p (ancestral locus Anc_5.144) codes for MPLQEVVYCGVCSYPPEYCEFTGKLKRCKVWLKENHPDLFTKLYGDDNGDVAAVAGKLAESSIGEEREEKLEKDLLKLQTKQENREQRELAKKLSSKVIIKREARTKRKFIIAISGLEVFEIDMKKLAKTFASKFATGCSVSKNAEKKEEIVIQGDVLEAVEAYIHSLLKEKGLKDVKVETIDTKMKKKKPEGAPTA; via the coding sequence atgccATTGCAAGAAGTTGTCTACTGTGGTGTATGTTCATATCCACCAGAATACTGTGAATTCACAGGTAAATTGAAGCGTTGTAAAGTTTGGTTGAAAGAAAACCATCCAGATTTATTCACTAAACTATatggtgatgataatgGGGATGTTGCTGCTGTAGCAGGTAAATTAGCTGAATCTAGTATTGGTGAAGAAAGAGAGGAGAAACTAGAGAAagatcttttgaaattacaaaCTAAGCAAGAAAATAGAGAACAAAGAGAGTTGGCCAAGAAATTATCTTCCAAAGTCATTATTAAGAGAGAAGCCAGAACCAAGAGGAAGTTTATTATTGCCATTTCTGGTTTAGAAgtctttgaaattgatatgaagaaattagcTAAGACTTTTGCCTCTAAATTTGCCACTGGTTGTTCCGTTTCTAAGAATGCAGAAAAGAAGGAGGAAATTGTTATTCAAGGTGATGTACTAGAAGCCGTTGAAGCTTATATTCATagtttattgaaagagaaggGATTAAAGGATGTTAAAGTGGAAACCATTGATAccaaaatgaagaaaaagaaaccaGAAGGTGCTCCTACAGCATAA
- the SKI6 gene encoding exosome non-catalytic core subunit SKI6 (ancestral locus Anc_5.146) has translation MSRLEIYSPEGLRLDGRRWNELRRFECSINTHSHASDGSSYLEQGNNKVITLVKGPKEPTLRSQMDTEKAILKISVNITQFSKFERSKSSHKNERRVLEMQTALIRTFEKNVMLNIYPRTLIDIEVHVLQQDGGIMGSLINGITLALIDAGIAMYDYISGVSIGLYDTTPLLDVNSLEENAMSSVTLGVVGKSEKLSLLLVEDKIPLDRLETVLAIGIAGAHRVRDLMDEELRKHAEKRVANASSK, from the coding sequence ATGTCGAGATTGGAGATATATTCACCAGAAGGGTTACGTCTTGATGGACGTCGATGGAACGAATTACGTCGATTTGAGTGTTCCATCAACACTCATTCTCATGCATCAGATGGGTCatcatatttggaacaagGTAATAATAAGGTAATCACTCTTGTGAAGGGGCCCAAGGAACCTACTTTAAGATCACAAATGGATACCGAGAAGGCAATCTTAAAAATCAGTGTGAACATTACgcaattttcaaaatttgaaagaagtaAATCTAGTCATAAGAATGAAAGAAGAGTACTGGAGATGCAAACTGCACTAATACGTACATTTGAGAAAAATGTAATGTTGAACATTTATCCAAGAACTTTAATTGATATCGAAGTGCATGTCTTACAACAAGATGGTGGGATAATGGgatcattaataaatggaATTACTTTGGCATTGATTGATGCTGGGATTGCCATGTACGATTATATCAGTGGTGTTTCCATTGGTCTTTATGATACAACACCTCTGTTGGACGTAAACTCTTTGGAGGAAAATGCAATGAGTAGTGTCACATTAGGTGTTGTTGGTAAATCGGAGAAATTATCGTTATTGTTAGTCGAAGATAAGATTCCATTGGATCGATTAGAAACCGTGCTGGCAATTGGTATTGCTGGTGCTCATAGAGTTAGAGACTTGATGGATGAGGAGTTAAGGAAACATGCCGAAAAGAGAGTTGCCAATGCCTCTTCGAAAtga
- the GPI14 gene encoding glycosylphosphatidylinositol-alpha 1,4 mannosyltransferase I (ancestral locus Anc_5.147), with translation MNLQNTERLLVVSGLLIRVVFYLFGIYQDAHFKVRYTDIDYFVFHDAAGYVYEKLINLNSNFPVNGSPYQRDTYRYTPLLSWLLVPDHYFDLFHLGKFLFMIFDLFTGIVIMKMLKNISPKISSLKLGLLSSIWLLNPMVITISTRGNAESILCFLVMLSLYFLQKRRYWLAGIIYGLSIHFKIYPIIYCLAISIYLVCASHNNATVSSKLKNLIIVGATTLFTIVGLGTLMYSIYGFEFLDQAYFYHLYRTDHRHNFSLWNILLYFDSASDPNSVSLLSKFSFAPQMLITIVLTYLEYLQPTFANLLNVLFLQTFAFVTYNKVCTSQYFVWYLIFLPFSLINTTISMKRGVAMLLVWVGTQALWLSQGYYLEFEGRNVFYPGIFFGAVAFFAGNVWTLGQFIDDITSTILKSSIAVKVKKNV, from the coding sequence ATGAACCTCCAGAACACAGAAAGACTGCTGGTTGTAAGTGGGCTGCTGATAAGAGTGgtattttatttgtttggTATCTACCAGGACGCACATTTTAAAGTAAGATACACAGatattgattattttgtCTTCCACGATGCAGCTGGGTATGTCTATGAGAAATTAATCAACCTTAACTCCAATTTTCCAGTGAATGGATCACCATACCAAAGAGATACTTATCGATATACGCCATTATTAAGTTGGCTATTGGTCCCAGATCATTATTTCGATTTATTCCATTTAGGGAAGTTTTTGTTCATGatttttgatttatttacaGGAATTGTtataatgaagatgttaaagaatatttccCCAAAGATTTCTTCTCTCAAGTTGGGGCTTTTAAGTAGTATCTGGCTCTTAAATCCAATGGTTATTACTATTAGTACGAGAGGTAACGCAGAAAGTATTCTTTGCTTTTTAGTGATGTTATCATTATACTTTTTACAAAAAAGGAGATACTGGCTAGCGGGCATTATATATGGTCTTTCCatccatttcaaaatttatcCAATAATATATTGTCTCGCAATCTCGATATACTTGGTATGTGCTTCCCATAATAATGCTACGGTATCATCAAAACTAAAGAACTTGATCATTGTTGGCGCAACTACATTATTTACCATTGTTGGGTTAGGAACCTTGATGTATTCCATTTATGGATTCGAATTCTTGGATCAAGCATATTTTTACCACCTTTACAGAACAGATCACAGacataatttttcactatggaatatattattatattttgattcAGCAAGTGATCCAAACTCAGTATCACTTCtatccaaattttcattcGCACCTCAAATGTTAATAACAATTGTGCTAACCTATTTAGAATATTTGCAGCCTACGTTTGCCAATCTCTTAAACGTTCTTTTCTTACAAACGTTTGCCTTTGTTACATACAACAAGGTTTGTACGTCACAATATTTCGTTTGGTATCTCATCTTTCTCCCCTTTTCTCTAATAAATACAACAATTTCTATGAAAAGAGGCGTTGCCATGTTGTTAGTATGGGTGGGCACGCAGGCCCTTTGGTTAAGCCAAGGATATTATTTAGAATTTGAAGGTAGAAATGTATTCTATCCAGGGATTTTCTTCGGTGCAGTGGCTTTCTTTGCTGGAAATGTGTGGACACTTGGGCAATTTATTGATGACATTACGTCTACAATTCTAAAATCAAGTATAGCTGTcaaagtgaagaagaatgtCTAA
- the NCAS0D01800 gene encoding uncharacterized protein (ancestral locus Anc_5.148) yields the protein MSEELSYDDLVEHIVLNKPIPNVVQVPDTVLDSKLGSQPRLTQRIKPWEQVEVAGEETPTNDNFGLVNLSTNSDLSKDMDNLSKLYALEADYIATLQKKEPIDNETGDVNNDQDAS from the coding sequence ATGAGTGAAGAACTAAGCTATGATGACCTTGTAGAACatattgttttaaataaaCCGATACCTAATGTCGTTCAAGTTCCTGATACGGTGCTTGATAGTAAACTAGGCTCACAACCAAGATTAACACAACGGATCAAACCATGGGAACAAGTGGAGGTTGCTGGAGAAGAAACGCCAACAAATGATAATTTCGGATTAGTAAACTTGTCGACTAACTCAGACCTTTCGAAAGACATGGATAACCTTTCTAAGCTTTACGCTTTGGAAGCAGACTACATAGCTACTTTGCAGAAAAAGGAGCCAATCGATAATGAAACTGGTGATGTAAATAATGATCAGGATGCTAGTTAG
- the CAL4 gene encoding Cal4p (ancestral locus Anc_5.150) has protein sequence MSAVESNTTTNILTASNTSLANTDNISELTPKPSDSTLEQGRYVGILNQIVPFVLHTSYYMTDLIYTLYYVANTEENMQEKNTEKSDALLNLKTELCSLVVKLRTRFRNLLDECDLNDPETPIVFRNLIDKNIISILYQVNDILTNELGELSNDHDSNFNGLIIQLQNCFNGFGNLFNFVKKMPLQRQYKVTSLQLDVLITVVRNDLLPTWKTQLDLLNCKLFDDLSRNQNVVSRYREATNDRDSDVKEGESFVKFVNWLKEEIIGDHLL, from the coding sequence ATGAGTGCAGTAGAATCAAATACCacaacaaatatattaacTGCTTCAAACACATCGCTGGCGAATACTGATAACATCAGTGAACTCACGCCCAAACCGAGTGATTCTACGTTAGAGCAGGGAAGATATGTTGGGATTCTAAATCAGATAGTTCCATTTGTGCTTCATACCTCCTATTATATGACGGATCTAATATATACCTTATATTATGTTGCCAATACCGAAGAAAATAtgcaagaaaagaatacaGAAAAGAGTGATGCACTATTAAATCTAAAAACAGAACTATGCTCTCTGGTAGTTAAGTTGAGGACAAGGTTTCGAAATCTATTGGACGAATGTGACTTGAATGATCCTGAAACTCCCATCGTTTTCAGAAACCTTAttgataaaaatataatatcaatattataCCAAGTTAATGACATCCTGACCAACGAGTTGGGCGAGTTATCTAATGATCATGACAGCAACTTCAATGGACTTATTAtacaattacaaaattgCTTTAATGGGTTTGGGAACCTATTTAATTTTGTTAAAAAAATGCCATTACAACGTCAATACAAAGTTACTAGTCTTCAATTAGATGTGCTAATTACAGTGGTACGGAATGACCTACTGCCGACTTGGAAAACACAGTTAGATCTATTGAATTGCAAACTATTTGATGACTTATCACGCAATCAGAATGTAGTGTCTCGCTACCGAGAAGCCACTAATGATAGGGATTCAGATGTGAAGGAGGGTGAAAGCTTTGtaaaatttgtaaattggttgaaggaagaaattattggcGACCACTTACTCTAA
- the SPC1 gene encoding signal peptidase complex subunit SPC1 (ancestral locus Anc_5.151), translating into MSAILDEIQKFLVLPIDFPSQKRTFELQQNILLIGAIAASIYGFLTQSLYNTLICYGVTFVVTLLLVVPPYPFYNKQKLQWVQPKLATNL; encoded by the coding sequence ATGTCAGCCATATTAGACGAAATACAGAAGTTTCTAGTACTACCCATTGATTTCCCTAGTCAAAAGAGGACTTTCGAATTACAACAAAACATTCTACTGATTGGAGCCATTGCGGCAAGTATCTATGGTTTCCTAACACAATCATTATATAACACACTAATTTGTTATGGTGTGACGTTTGTTGTTACATTACTACTAGTGGTCCCACCCTATCCTTTCTACAATAAACAGAAATTGCAATGGGTCCAACCCAAGCTTGCCACCAATTTATGA
- the MET3 gene encoding sulfate adenylyltransferase (ancestral locus Anc_5.154): MPAPHGGILQDLVARDASKKAALSQEAQSGSLAQWTLTARQICDIELILNGGFSPLTGFLTEKDYLSVVKNSRLADGTLWTMPITLDVDETFAKSVAPNSRITLLQDGEIPIAILTVTDVYRPDKALEAKEVFRGDPEHPAIRYLNNIAGEYYIGGSLEAIQLPQHYDYPGLRKAPAQLRLEFQSRQWDRIVAFQTRNPMHRAHRELTVRAAREANAKVLIHPVVGLTKPGDIDHHTRVRVYQEIIKRYPNGIAFLSLLPLAMRMGGDREAVWHAIIRKNYGATHFIVGRDHAGPGSNSKGVDFYGPYDAQELVESYKNELDIQVVPFRMVTYLPDEDRYAPIDQIDTSKTRTLNISGTELRKRLRVGGEIPEWFSYPEVVKILRESNPPRPKQGFAIVLEDSLNAPSGQLAIALLSTFLQFGGGRHYKVFEHENNDKLLELIPDFIQAGSGLIVPNQWTSKNVSFGADQNVYTLGASANSDIKLDSVDETIFHIVQKVVLFLEDNGYLVF, translated from the coding sequence ATGCCAGCTCCTCACGGTGGAATTTTACAAGACCTAGTTGCCAGAGACGCTTCCAAGAAAGCCGCTCTATCACAAGAAGCTCAATCTGGGTCTCTTGCTCAATGGACTTTAACCGCTAGACAAATTTGCGATATCGAATTGATCTTGAACGGTGGGTTCTCTCCCTTGACTGGGTTTCTCACTGAAAAGGACTATTTGTCCGTCGTGAAGAACTCCAGATTGGCTGATGGTACTCTTTGGACCATGCCAATCACTTTGGACGTGGATGAAACTTTCGCTAAATCTGTCGctccaaattcaagaattacCTTATTGCAAGATGGTGAAATTCCAATCGCTATCTTGACCGTCACTGACGTTTATAGACCAGATAAGGCCTTGGAAGCTAAGGAAGTCTTCAGAGGCGATCCAGAACATCCTGCCATTCGTTACTTGAATAACATTGCAGGTGAATACTACATCGGTGGCTCCCTTGAAGCTATCCAATTACCACAACATTACGATTATCCAGGTCTACGTAAGGCTCCAGCTCAATTGAGATTGGAATTCCAATCCAGACAATGGGATCGTATCGTGGCTTTCCAAACTAGAAACCCAATGCATAGAGCTCATAGAGAATTAACTGTTAGAGCCGCAAGAGAAGCTAACGCTAAGGTTTTGATTCACCCTGTCGTGGGTCTAACTAAGCCAGGTGACATTGACCATCATACCCGTGTCCGTGTTTACCAAGAGATTATCAAGCGTTATCCAAATGGTATCGCTTTCTTATCTTTATTGCCATTGGCTATGAGAATGGGTGGTGATAGAGAAGCTGTTTGGCATGCAATCattagaaaaaattatggTGCCACTCATTTCATTGTCGGAAGAGATCATGCTGGTCCAGGTAGTAACTCTAAGGGTGTCGATTTCTATGGTCCATATGATGCTCAAGAATTAGTCGAATCTTACAAGAATGAATTAGACATTCAAGTCGTTCCATTCAGAATGGTCACTTATTTACCAGATGAAGATCGTTATGCTccaattgatcaaattgatACTTCAAAGACAAGAACTTTGAACATTTCAGGTACTGAATTGAGAAAAAGATTAAGAGTCGGTGGTGAAATTCCAGAATGGTTCTCATACCCAGAAGTCGTCAAGATTTTAAGAGAATCAAACCCACCAAGACCAAAACAAGGTTTCGCTATTGTCTTGGAAGATTCATTGAATGCTCCAAGTGGTCAATTGGCCATTGCCCTACTATCCACTTTCTTGCAATTCGGTGGTGGTAGACATTACAAAGTTTTCGAACAtgaaaacaatgataaattattggaattaatTCCAGATTTTATCCAAGCTGGTTCTGGGTTGATCGTTCCAAATCAATGGACCTCTAAAAACGTTTCATTCGGTGCCGATCAAAACGTTTACACTTTAGGTGCTTCTGCTAACTCTGATATTAAATTAGATTCAGTCGATGAAACTATTTTCCACATTGTCCAAAAGGTTGTTTTGTTCTTGGAAGATAACGGTTACCTAGtcttttaa
- the TDH2 gene encoding glyceraldehyde-3-phosphate dehydrogenase (phosphorylating) TDH2 (ancestral locus Anc_5.155), with protein sequence MVRIAINGFGRIGRLVLRIALARSNIEVVAINDPFIANDYAAYMFKYDSTHGRFAGEVSHDEKNLIIDGKKIAVYNERDPANLPWGASKVDIAIDSTGIFKELDSAQKHIDAGAKKVVITAPSGTAPMFVMGVNEDKYTPDLKIVSNASCTTNCLAPLAKVINDTFGIEEGLMTTVHSQTATQKTVDGPSHKDWRGGRTASANIIPSSTGAAKAVGKVLPELQGKLTGMAFRVPTVDVSVVDLTVKLAKETTYDEIKKAVKAASEGKMKGVLGYTEDAVVSSDFISDTHSSVFDATAGIQLSPKFVKLVAWYDNEYGYSTRVVDLVEHVAKA encoded by the coding sequence ATGGTTAGAATTGCTATTAACGGTTTCGGTAGAATCGGTAGATTAGTTTTGAGAATTGCTTTGGCTAGATCCAACATTGAAGTTGTCGCCATTAACGATCCTTTCATTGCTAATGACTACGCCGCTTACATGTTCAAGTACGACTCCACTCACGGTAGATTCGCTGGTGAAGTTTCTCACGATGAAAAGAACTTGATCATCGACGGTAAGAAGATCGCTGTCTACAACGAAAGAGACCCAGCTAACTTGCCATGGGGTGCTTCCAAGGTTGATATCGCTATTGACTCCACTGGTATCTTCAAGGAATTAGACTCCGCTCAAAAGCATATTGATGCTGGTGCCAAGAAGGTCGTCATCACTGCCCCATCCGGTACCGCCCCAATGTTCGTCATGGGTGTCAACGAAGACAAATACACTCCAGACTTGAAGATCGTTTCCAACGCTTCTTGTACCACTAACTGTTTGGCTCCATTGGCTAAGGTTATTAACGACACCTTCGgtattgaagaaggtttGATGACCACTGTCCACTCTCAAACTGCCACTCAAAAGACTGTTGATGGTCCATCCCACAAGGACTGGAGAGGTGGTAGAACTGCTTCCGCTAACATCATCCCATCCTCCACCGGTGCCGCCAAGGCTGTCGGTAAGGTCTTGCCAGAATTACAAGGTAAGTTGACCGGTATGGCTTTCAGAGTCCCAACCGTCGATGTCTCCGTTGTCGATTTGACCGTCAAGTTGGCTAAGGAAACCACTTAcgatgaaattaagaagGCTGTCAAGGCTGCCTCTGAAGGTAAGATGAAGGGTGTCTTGGGTTACACTGAAGACGCTGTTGTCTCCTCTGATTTCATCAGTGACACTCACTCTTCCGTCTTTGACGCTACTGCCGGTATTCAATTATCTCCAAAGTTCGTCAAGTTGGTTGCTTGGTACGATAACGAATACGGTTACTCTACCAGAGTCGTCGATTTGGTTGAACACGTCGCTAAGGcttaa